Part of the Bacillus sp. THAF10 genome is shown below.
GGATGATGTCCGAGGATATGAGAATGCATTAGTCCTCTTGATTTTGTTAAAACTTCGAATTCCCCTTTTTCATTGTATGTTTCAAGTGTCTCTGGTCCTCTAAAATCACGTTCGCAAAATGGACTGTGTTCAAGGAGCTGACCATATTCATTCCGATAGCGCTTAGGGGTTGTCATTTGACTAAATGCTTCAACAATCAACATTTTTGTTTCTTCATTTGGTATAACCTTATAGATCGTACCAATGGGGATTGTTACATAATCTCCTTTACGGTAAGTAATTGTTCCAAACATCGTTTCCACAACACCAGAACCGTAATGAATAAATAAAAGTTCATCGCCGTCTCCATTTCGGTAATAGCTCTTCATCTCTTCAGTAACAAGTGCTGTACCAATTAAAAGGTCGTTATTCCCTAAAAGATACTCTCTAGCGTCAAGAGCATTTCCTCTTTTTTCAATAGAAGGAGTAAGAAGGTGACGATGATTTAACGGACTGTCTTCTTCATATTGAGGTAAGTAGCTACCAATCAGTTCCGATTTCACTACTTCTGTTGGGAGAAAGTGGTGATAAAGTATGGATTGTGTACCTGAAAAACCTTTCGTCCCCATTACCTGCTCCCGATACAAGGTACCATCCTCTTTTTTAAACTGTGTATGACGTTTTTGTGGTATTTTCCCTAGCGATCGATAATACATGATCTCACCTCTATTTTATCGTGTTTTTTAACGTGCCTAATTCGGTAATAGATAATGCTATTTCGTCTTTTGACCGTAACCACCGATGAGTTTCTGTTCCTAGTTCTAATATACAACCGGTCCCTACTGTTCCTGAGCCAATCACTTCACCAGGGTATAAGGTTACACCACTTGATGCCCGTTCAATCATTTCTGCAAAGCTATAGTAGATGCTAGCAAAATTACCTTCTGAAATTTGCTTTCCATTAACAGAGGCTGTCATTTTCAAGTTATAGCCTTTAGAGGTTTTATAAGGCTCCAACTCATCTTTTGTTACCATGCATGGGCCAAGAGATGTTGCAAAATCCTTTCCCTTAGCTGGTCCTAACCCTACCTTCATTTCCTGTGCCTGAAGGTCCCTTGCACTCCAATCATTCATAATGCAATAGCCGAAAATATATTCCTCTGCATCCTCAGCTCGTATGTTTTTGCCTTCTTTCCCAATGATGCATGCTATTTCTAATTCGAAATCCAAACGCTCGCATCCTGGTGGAATATCGATTACCTCTTCCGGACCCCTTACTGCTAAATGATTAGTGAAGTAAAAAACGGGAATATCATACCATTCTGGAACAACGTCTAATCCTCTCCTGGAACGAGCTGTTTTGACATGTTCTTCAAACGCATAAAAATCTCTGATGCTGACAGGTCTAGGTAATGGAGCAAGTAATGTGACAGTATCAAAAGGATAGCTTTTAGTTAAATGAGGTTCGGAGTAGATCCGTTTTATTTCGTCTTGGTACGTATCGTACGCTTCTATGAAGGATTGCATATCCTTTGGCACTCTGCCATTAGTAGCTTCATGTAGATCGATAATGAAGTTCTCCTTTATCATTCCTAACCTACAATCTCCAGACGTATTTATAAATGTAACGTATTTCATCCCGAGCTACTCACATCCCTATTTCCTAATAAGTTCAAACATATCACTGACAGATCTTGAATAAATGTTTCCGGCCATCCGTCCAACTGGGTTTAATTTTTTGGTATCTATTTTTCCGTCATAATAAAGCTCATCATGGACATGAATCATTTCCACTTTACCAATCACAAGGCTCCCTGCTCCTGCCTCTTCCCCAAAATGGAGAACCTGATGGAGACTGCATTCTAATTGAACAAGACTCTCCTTTACCCGAGGTGGAGTTATGACTAGACTCTCTACCTTTGTGAATCCGGATTGTTCGAATTCATCTATTTCACTAGGAAATTCAGTGGCAGTAACATTCATTTTCTCAACGATTTCTTCACTGACAATATTTATCACGAATTCCTTAGTTTCTTCTATATTAACAAGCGTATCTTTTTTGCTCCCATCCCTGCCATTTCTCATCGGTGAAAAACAAACTAGCATCGGTTCTGCACTAATGGCTGTGAAAAAACTAAATGGTGCAATATTGGTTACACCAGCTTTATTAATAGAAGAAACCATCGCGATGGGTCTTGGAAGAATGGAACCTATCATTAATTTATAGGCGTCTCGCCAAGGCAGACTGCTGGGTTCAACATTCATCTGAAGTTATCCCCTTTCTCCGACTTTTTTTAATGCTTCAATAAAATAACGGTTATCATCCATGGAACTGATGGTTACTCGAATGCTTTCGGGATATCCTAATGCAGTGCCTGGCTTTACCATGACTCCAAGTTCTAACAGTTGATCGGCAATTTTCTTCCCATCCTTTCGCACATGAATCATGATGAAATTTGCTTGTGTTGGGAAATAGGTATAACCCAGTCGATCTAGCTCAAATTCGATAAAAGCCTTTCCTTCTTCATTTCTTTTCAAGCAATCCAGCCTAAATCCCTGATCTTCAAGGGCCATTACTGCTGCAGATTGGCCAAGCTGGTTGACGTTGAAAACTTCTTTTACCTTCGTAAGTTCATGGACGATGAATGAATCCATAATCCCATACCCTACTCTTAGTCCAGCTAGACCGTATATTTTGGAAAATGTACGTAAAATAACGAGATTGGCAAATTTATTAAGGAAAGGGACAGAGGAAAGATATTCATTACTCGTTGCATATTCATAGTAAGCTTCATCTAAAATGACGAGAACATTTTCCGGTACTCTTTCTATAAAGGCTATTAACTCCTCTTTACCAACAATCGTACCTGTCGGGTTATTAGGATTGCAGATAAAGACCATTTTGGTATTGCTAGTTATCGCTGCGCTCATGGCAGATAGGTTGTGAACTCCATTTTCGAGCGGTATTAAAACTGGGATCCCACCTTCTATGGAAACATTCGTTTTATACCTTGGAAAGGTAATCTCCGCCATGATCGCTTCTTCTCCAGGATTTATAAACGCACGAAGTAAGAGACGGATGATTTCATCTGATCCATTGCCTATAAAAACTTGCTCTTGTTTCACCTGTAAGTACTCTGCTAGGTTCTTTGTTAATAAGCTAGCAGAGCCATCTGGATACGTGTAAATTCGCTCTAAATTCTCTTTAATTTGCTCTTTCACTAAAGGGGAACAGCCAAAAACATTTTCTATTTCAGACATATTTCTTATTAAGGGAATTCCAAGTTCTAACTGAATATCATGAATGCTTTTTCCCAAAGGATAGGCAGCAATATTCTGTAAGATTTTACGGCTCTCAACTTTAACTGCCAAATTCATAACCTCCCTAATAGAAAAGGAGGGAGCAGCCTCCCCCCTTTTTGCTTACAAATTGCCTCTTAATTCCTGTTCTCTTTCAATCGATTCAAATAATGCTTTAAAGTTTCCTTCGCCAAACCCTTTGGCACCTTTTCTTTGGATTACTTCAATGAAAAGAGTTGGACGGTCAACGATAGGTTTCGTGAAGATTTGTAATAAATAGCCTTCATCATCACGATCCACTAAAATACTTAATTCACGTAGCTTAGCAATTTCTTCATCAATTTCCCCTACGCGTTCAGAGAGCATTTCATAGTACGTATCTGGAGTATTTAAAAATTCAACTCCATTTTCTTTTAACGTACTGACTGTTTTTACGATATCCTCAGTCAGGATGGCTATATGCTGAACACCAGGGCCATTATAAAACTCTAGGTATTCTTGAATTTGTGACTTCCTTTTCCCTTCAGCTGGTTCATTGATTGGGAACTTTATTCTTCCACCGTTATGCATTACCTTGGACATAAGTGCGGAATATTCCGTATTAATATCCTTATCTGTAAAATGGGTCATTTCCTTAAAGCCCATCACTTTTTCGTAATATGCCACCCATTCTTCCATCTGTTCGACATTTCCAACAACGTGGTCGATCCCAATAATGCCTGCATCTTTGACAGGTGTGGAATTTTTGTATTCCTTAAACCCAGGCATGAAGACACCTTTATAATCCTTGCGCTCCACTAACGTGTGAATCGTATCACCATATGTACCAATAACCGCTTTTTTCAGGCTTCCATTTTCGTCTGTATGAACCTGTGGCGGGGAAATTGCAATTGCTCCTCTTTCAACAGCCCCATTGTATGCCGCTTCTACGTCTTCCACTACAAGCGCAATATCTTTTACACCGTCACCGTGTTTTTTCACAAATTCGGATACTTTTGTTTCTTGTTTTAATGAACCTGTAATAACAAGACGGACATTTCGTTGCTTTAATACATACGAAACACTTTCTCTGTTTCCTGTTTCAAGTCCAGAGTAAGCAATTGGCATAAACCCAAAGGTAGTAGCAAAAAAGTGCATTGCTTGTTTTGCGTTACCAGAATAAATCTCTAAATAATCTACATCTTTTACTGGAAAAACTTCTTCCACCTGATCCTTTTGAAGCACTGCTTTTTCAACGTTCATCAGAAGACCTCCCATATTATTATAAAATTTTTACTATTCTAATATTCAATATAAGCGATTGATTTTCACGTTGGCAAGAGTACCATTTAAAGCTAAAATGCTTTGACGCGAGAAAGCGCTATCAAGTTGCTGTAACCTTTTGCTTTTTTACTTGTGGTGGTTTGTGAATCGCTTTATCTGTTGTATCCTCTACTGATTCTAGCAAACACTCATTTAAGCTTGGATGTGGATACAACGGGAACAACATGTCCTCCTCTCTTGCAACCATTTCCAAAGCAAGGACCCCTGAACTGATTTGTTCCACTGCATGCGATCCAATAATATGCATCCCTAGAAGTACATCTGTTTCTTGGTCGGAGATGGTTTTAATGACTCCTGCTTTCTCCCCAATAATGGTTGCATACCCATTTGACTGTAGTGGACTCTCACCAATCTTCACCTTATATCCAGCATCTATTGCAGCATGTTCAGTTAATCCAACTGTAGCAATGGGAGGAATGGTTTGCAGTACCCGAGGGAGAAACGTTAAATCATAAACTGTATTCATACCACTGATATTTTCTGCGGCCACTTTCCCTTGTTTGATCGCTTTTACTGCTAAGGCAGGCCCCGATGTGATATCACCTATTGCGTAGATGTTAGGTACATTGGTTTGACAACCTTCATTAATTTCTACAAATGAGCGGTCATCTAGATTCACTCCAGCACGATCTAATCCTAATGTAACTTCTTTGGGTGCTCTTTCTTCTGCAACATAAACATGAGAGCTTGTTAATTGTAGAGTAGAGTTGGCCTTATCTTTACAGTTAATTTCATACTTGTCACCTATCTCCTCGATGGTTGGTGGCTCTGATAACTTAATAACTTTTATTTTTTGTTTTTTCAGTTGCCTGTTCAGTTCTTTTGTCAGTGAACTATCAAAGGAAAATTCGTCTGAATTCGGCGGCAAAAGAATGGTCACAGATGACCCGAAGCTATTAAAAGCCGTTGCAATTTCAAGCACATAATCATCATTTCCATAAAGAATTAGTTCATCTGGAAGCTCATCTAAATTCCACATCGTTTTAGGAGTTAAAGTTTTAGTTTTTGTTTCAAGGATTGGCTTTCTCGGACAGCCTGACGCAATAATGGCATACTGATAGGTAAAGGTGTCATATTGATGTCCATTTTCCACGCCAATTTTTCCTTGTGCTAAGAAGGAAGCCTCTCCTTCAATAATTTCAATCTTGTTAGCTTTACAAAGAGCTTCAATTCCCTTTTTTAATGTGTTAATGGTTTTATGTTTATGTTCTTGTAACACGTCAAGGGCGAAGACTACCTGATCTATTTTCATTCCAAGATTTTTAAAACCATGTAATCGCTCAAAATTTTGCGCTGCAGCAGTATGTAGCTTGGAGGGGATGCAGCCTTCATGCAGACACAATCCACCTAATTGTTTTTTTTCAATAAGTGTTACTTGTAGCCCTAGCTGGGCCGCTCGTATTGC
Proteins encoded:
- a CDS encoding homogentisate 1,2-dioxygenase, whose amino-acid sequence is MYYRSLGKIPQKRHTQFKKEDGTLYREQVMGTKGFSGTQSILYHHFLPTEVVKSELIGSYLPQYEEDSPLNHRHLLTPSIEKRGNALDAREYLLGNNDLLIGTALVTEEMKSYYRNGDGDELLFIHYGSGVVETMFGTITYRKGDYVTIPIGTIYKVIPNEETKMLIVEAFSQMTTPKRYRNEYGQLLEHSPFCERDFRGPETLETYNEKGEFEVLTKSRGLMHSHILGHHPLDVVGWDGYLYPWVFNIEDFEPITGRVHQPPPVHQTFEGHNFVVCSFVPRLYDYHPEAIPAPYYHSNVNSDELLYYVAGNFMSRKGIKEGSITLHPSGIPHGPHPGTTEASIGKKETLELAVMIDTFKPLKVVKSATGIEDKNYMFTWIEK
- a CDS encoding fumarylacetoacetate hydrolase family protein yields the protein MKYVTFINTSGDCRLGMIKENFIIDLHEATNGRVPKDMQSFIEAYDTYQDEIKRIYSEPHLTKSYPFDTVTLLAPLPRPVSIRDFYAFEEHVKTARSRRGLDVVPEWYDIPVFYFTNHLAVRGPEEVIDIPPGCERLDFELEIACIIGKEGKNIRAEDAEEYIFGYCIMNDWSARDLQAQEMKVGLGPAKGKDFATSLGPCMVTKDELEPYKTSKGYNLKMTASVNGKQISEGNFASIYYSFAEMIERASSGVTLYPGEVIGSGTVGTGCILELGTETHRWLRSKDEIALSITELGTLKNTIK
- a CDS encoding flavin reductase family protein — encoded protein: MNVEPSSLPWRDAYKLMIGSILPRPIAMVSSINKAGVTNIAPFSFFTAISAEPMLVCFSPMRNGRDGSKKDTLVNIEETKEFVINIVSEEIVEKMNVTATEFPSEIDEFEQSGFTKVESLVITPPRVKESLVQLECSLHQVLHFGEEAGAGSLVIGKVEMIHVHDELYYDGKIDTKKLNPVGRMAGNIYSRSVSDMFELIRK
- the hisC gene encoding histidinol-phosphate transaminase, whose amino-acid sequence is MAVKVESRKILQNIAAYPLGKSIHDIQLELGIPLIRNMSEIENVFGCSPLVKEQIKENLERIYTYPDGSASLLTKNLAEYLQVKQEQVFIGNGSDEIIRLLLRAFINPGEEAIMAEITFPRYKTNVSIEGGIPVLIPLENGVHNLSAMSAAITSNTKMVFICNPNNPTGTIVGKEELIAFIERVPENVLVILDEAYYEYATSNEYLSSVPFLNKFANLVILRTFSKIYGLAGLRVGYGIMDSFIVHELTKVKEVFNVNQLGQSAAVMALEDQGFRLDCLKRNEEGKAFIEFELDRLGYTYFPTQANFIMIHVRKDGKKIADQLLELGVMVKPGTALGYPESIRVTISSMDDNRYFIEALKKVGERG
- the hppD gene encoding 4-hydroxyphenylpyruvate dioxygenase, whose product is MNVEKAVLQKDQVEEVFPVKDVDYLEIYSGNAKQAMHFFATTFGFMPIAYSGLETGNRESVSYVLKQRNVRLVITGSLKQETKVSEFVKKHGDGVKDIALVVEDVEAAYNGAVERGAIAISPPQVHTDENGSLKKAVIGTYGDTIHTLVERKDYKGVFMPGFKEYKNSTPVKDAGIIGIDHVVGNVEQMEEWVAYYEKVMGFKEMTHFTDKDINTEYSALMSKVMHNGGRIKFPINEPAEGKRKSQIQEYLEFYNGPGVQHIAILTEDIVKTVSTLKENGVEFLNTPDTYYEMLSERVGEIDEEIAKLRELSILVDRDDEGYLLQIFTKPIVDRPTLFIEVIQRKGAKGFGEGNFKALFESIEREQELRGNL
- a CDS encoding NAD(P)/FAD-dependent oxidoreductase, whose amino-acid sequence is MVVGELSQERDVVIIGGGPGGYHAAIRAAQLGLQVTLIEKKQLGGLCLHEGCIPSKLHTAAAQNFERLHGFKNLGMKIDQVVFALDVLQEHKHKTINTLKKGIEALCKANKIEIIEGEASFLAQGKIGVENGHQYDTFTYQYAIIASGCPRKPILETKTKTLTPKTMWNLDELPDELILYGNDDYVLEIATAFNSFGSSVTILLPPNSDEFSFDSSLTKELNRQLKKQKIKVIKLSEPPTIEEIGDKYEINCKDKANSTLQLTSSHVYVAEERAPKEVTLGLDRAGVNLDDRSFVEINEGCQTNVPNIYAIGDITSGPALAVKAIKQGKVAAENISGMNTVYDLTFLPRVLQTIPPIATVGLTEHAAIDAGYKVKIGESPLQSNGYATIIGEKAGVIKTISDQETDVLLGMHIIGSHAVEQISSGVLALEMVAREEDMLFPLYPHPSLNECLLESVEDTTDKAIHKPPQVKKQKVTAT